The following nucleotide sequence is from Drosophila simulans strain w501 chromosome 3L, Prin_Dsim_3.1, whole genome shotgun sequence.
CTTATCACCTGCACAAACTGATTCCATTGCAGAATACAAGCTCCTTTTTCGCTAGTATTACTTTATTAATCAACCTCAGtggttgcattttaaatagcaaaaataaattatttgacaTGTACGTAAACACTGATCGCcataaatagtttatttttcaaaatacaaTAATGGAATAAAATAGGGTCTAACCAGAACATCAGTGCCTAAAAATTGACATTTAACGCGGTTTTTGTATAAGTTGATGAGTGAAATTTTCCGAGTATTGATCAATTCTAAGGAATGTGCTACCACATTCGTCTGACGTCATGTGTTATATTATGATAACGCACTCTTTTGGTATCTCACAGAGATAAGATAACCCATATCTTACCAGTTACCCACACCAGTTAACTAATGTCAAAATTTGGTTTGTTTACATGCTTTTTGTGTAAACGAGCTCggcaattttgttttattaattttatgttatatatttcttgtagATTGGTTGAAAAGGCAATATGAATCTAGGCCACTGGAATTTTCTTCTAGCTTTATTCAGTTTACAAACGTTTTTCAACGCCTCCGCACAGATAAGCACTGAAAATAACAGTTTGAAGGGATCAAACAGCTCAAAGTAAGAAATGCtcaaaacatttgttttcgaaaaatactAATTTTGAATTCTTTGCATTTTCTATAATATAATTTGCTTTGCTTAGTATTTCCTATGAAGACACATTCAATAGCACTTCGACCGAGGTTCTGGACGCCTCAATACATTCAACACTGGATGTATCTCAAACATATTCGACAGAAGCTGCAACAATTCAATCAGGTGCTAGGTTCGCAACCTCTGTTCCTGTTCAAAGTCCTGTAGACAACCCGTTAGATCCAGCGGACTGTTCTCAACGGGAAAAGTACAGAAAACAACCAGTTGCAACACCATCGTCGCGTTTAAGAAAATGCTGCCCACATGGagaaaacttaaatatatatcggGAAAATCAAAGCGATTCTATGTGCGACAACGGACTCTTAAGCTTCGAACCGACTATAATAAGTGCAGTTCTGTTCGATAACTGCATTGAAGACTTGGAGATTGAGACAACGCTCGACTACGACATAGGAAATCCGTGCAACAGGTATGTAAGCGAAGCGAGACATCCCcatgtttaatttaatcgaAGTACACATTCCTCTGCAAAATTAGTTCTCTTTTGTACGACGACGAAGAGGACGTTTTCTTCGTTCTGCAAGACGGTTCGCTATTAATCATCGACAAATTTGGCAACGAATCGTACACAGTGAAAGAACATTATTGCTTGGATATTGATAAGTCGGGACACTTGTTTGCCTTTACATGTGTAACCCAAGTGGAAGAACAAATTGCTTTCGCAAAAGTAAGTCGATGTGACATTAATTTCTATTTACCAATGGATGAATATTATTTCAGGTCGTTTTTGTTGCCGTTCTTATGCTAATATCTATGCCCTGCCTGCTATTAGTTAGTTATTTGCACATGACACTTCGCTTGTTGCGCAACTTGCATGGTCTCTCGCTAAGTTTGATGTCCCTGTGCTTGGCGTCTGGATACTTTGTGCACTCCGTTGTGCACATCTATGGGATCCCGAACCAAGGGTTCATTGGCTACGTCATAcagttttgtattttaagttatttctTCTGGTACTTGTGCATATGCTTCAATGTTCTTTTGAATGTGTGGTACAAGTTGCCCTGCTGCATTCAATGCTCAAAGAGTTGGGCCACCTTTAATTTTGGGTGTTACgctgtttttgctttttctggACCGGCCACAATAGTTGCATTAACTGTTCAAAAGGGACTCCCAGGAATGCCGTCTTACTTTCTGCAAGGCAAGTAATTAACAGAACAATAATACTTTAGAGCATAAGTAATAACAGGTGTATTATTTAAAGGCCTCACTGAATCCATCCGAGATTCCCAACGTTACTTTATTCCTCCAGTGTCTACTATACTTTTTCTAAGTTTTTTGGTAAGCACTTCTTTTCGTaccagttttttgttttatgctaATGCTGTAATAATGTACGATTATTAGATTAACATCATATCGTTCTTCGGATTTCAACGTATAAGCGGCTACGCCAAGGCTGAAAAAAACATTCAGGAgcgaaaatgtttgtttgaCCAACAAAAGTATGAAGATGTTAAAAAAGAGTGAGTGCACATTTATTACAGTCCTaacacaaaaaattattttaattttttgccattagCGCTAAATGTGTCAGTTTACTTGGAATAATAATGGTCGTAAGCTGGCTGCTCGAAATAATAACGTTTTACTCGGGATCGAATTCGAATTACCTGATACTCTGCGACATGGTGAATGGACTCCAGGGAGTTTGGGTACTGCTAATTTTTCTAGTCGTGCGCAGGCGTCGCACAATAATATTAAGGTGGTGGTATGATCGTGGTTCCCACGAAATTGAAGGCACAGAGCTGCAAGCTCTTAGTAATAGTCCCACATAGATATACAATTATAATACATTACTTCAAATCTACGATCGCCGTTAATATTACATTAATTTTAtgattatattaaattctGGTTTATTTGACCTGCAAAGAATGATGTGCTTATAACCAAATCAAATTGatgaaaagagaaaaacattcaaaaatTGATCGGCTGAACCTGATATCCTTTAATAGAATATATGTTATTGCGGGCCACATGACCGAACAATTTCCCAATCATATTTGTGAAAACTCAACTTTGTGTAAATTGTGGTTTATTTAAACTTATACAAAtactattaaatattaaatgtttgctGTCACTTATATGGTCATATAAAGTTAAATAGTCATTTTATTGTAAGAATGTTTTACCATCTTTGCTAATACTCTAAAAGGAAATGTGTAATTATGCGTGCGTTACCAAAATGAGCCATTTCTGTTTCTTGTCGATTGCGATTGTTTTGAATTATGATACGAAGACAACGTTTTCTAACGTTTCTTAATACGGCGATTTCATCATAAGAATAATTGTGTATTTACATGTTATATGCTACGTATATGGGATCCAGTTGGTCGGCTAGAAAACCATCCCGTAAATGCATCCGTTGCTTTTCGCCCCGACTATTAATAGGCACCACACCTAGAAACAATAGTTCacaaaatgaataattatcattataaaaaaatgtatcacAAACCTGGATCAACAACCACTACAACGCCTACTATAAGCTGATGATCTTCTAATACTGTGTTTGTGACCAAGGGAACCAAATCCAAAGCTTCTGATTCATTGCCGTCCAACTCGACAACAACGACTAATAGGTTTGTCCAGGTGAAAACGGCGctgattaaaaaaaataatgtgtGATTTTTTCAAAAAGCCCGTCTTTTAAATCTTACCACTCAGCAATTTTTTTGTGACAGCGCATTACCGAATTTTCGATATCAATTGGGTGATAGTTCATGCCACGTAAAGAGATCACTTCATCAACAGCTCCGACTACATACACTGCGTCGTGTAGTTCTTGATCAGCATTGCTTGCGCCGCCTACCAGGCTATGCTCGGAATTTCCACCCAAggaaacatttgaaaaatttagTTGCAATTGACTTATCGAATTCAAAGATTCTGTATCACTATCGCGACTTGCCACACTTGGTGTGGTCTCGTCAAGCAGTGATGCTGATTGCGAGCATTCGGTGCGGCGTAAGAATCCTAAATATCCAGTACGTGCATATAGCTCGGAGGTGGCCCCAGTTACCAATTTCGCGTTGAAGTGATCATTGTAGTCAGTTTCGTCACCATAAATTGTAAAGTAACCATTTGCGTTATGAGGAGCTTGAACCTTaggaaaaattaataaattagtaTTGATAGGATAATTATGcagtttgtaaattgttaCCCAGATTTCTCCCAAATGCGAGTCGCCACAGTGGCCCTTGGTTTCGGGATTTGCTATTATCACTTTTACGCCTGGTAAAAGTTTACCTGATTCAATTACACACAACGAATTTGGCGCTCCACGCTCCACCAAAGCGACACGATTATTTCGCAATGCTCTCATATCTACGTACACTTGAGCACTCTCTGCAGAACTAGCCCCTTGGACACAGATGGCCGGATTTACACGACACCCAAACGAAGTTGACACGCAGCGCGTATTCAGACCAAGGGCTTGAAAGAGCTTGCAGAACTGCTGGGTCAGTTGCACTCTGGGACGCTCTTCTGCCACCACGACACACGTCCGTACGCATCTCAAATCTATGTTTCGTTGCTTTAAGGAAGGTATAGAATTGCTGAGAGCTTTTGTGCATAACTCTATTACACCATATGAACAGAACGTGTCGCGAACGCGGTGTTGAGATAGAGTTGACAGCCATAAACTGGGATTTGCTTCGACCTCGTAGGGCGCGATAAGTATAGAATGGTGGCCACTATATACTCCGATAAGAGTCCACATAACAAATCCAAGGCCGCAGTACGGATCCAAACATAAAGCAACATGTCGAGAAGGATACAGCTCACAAGCCAATTTTAAACTGGCGCACAGACTAGAGAGAGATCTGTTAGATAGACAAAAATTGAATACACACATTTCGTTAAAACTCAATTCGACCTATGTACCGATGCGTGATGTTAACACCGCTAAGACGTCCACAAGTTGATACGCTAAAGTCCAAATAGGCGCTAGAGTCAAAGGAGACCGTGGCTATGCCCGCATATTTGCGTTTCGGGTTGTCATCAATATCTAATATAGGAGGCCATGTCTTTGGGTCAATAGAGGTTGCTGCCTCTCGAGATTTGAGTAACTTAATAATCGGCTGTATGGAGAGTACAATGCCACTTTTAGAGACATCAACAATCATCCGAACAGTGGGTAACGtggtatttaaattttgtggaTGTGGAGGCCGAATGGTAATTGGTATTGCACCCAAATATAGGCATCCATAAAATGCGCACAGCAAATCGAGACCTGGAGGAAATATAAGCGCTGCGGGAAAATCGGACTATATTAGCATTCCTATAGTGTGTACATAGAAAAACTTACCAACGTGGTCTCCTGGCTCAATTCTTCCTCGTTCTTGTAACAATGCCGCTATTTTCTCTGCCCGCTTATGCAACTCAGAGCATGTCAGTGTTTTCGCGATGGCACCTGAAGCGCAAGTCTAGAATTCGTTTCTTTTAAAAAGGAACCAAACTTACCCTTGGAGTTTAGCAGTGTAAATATTATATGATCGGGGGACGTGTTTGCTCGCCAACGCAACACACCTGTTATCAGTTGTGGCTGTTGAAGTTTGACAGTTTTTTAGTCGCAATTTTTGACATTAGACATGTTAACCAACCTTTCTTTCGCAATCTTCTGCTAGGCCAACATCCCGTCCATGGGCTTCAGCAAGGCGATTGCCCTGAACTAAATTTCCAACCATCACAGAGGCTGGTCCTACACCCGTGTCTGTAATACCACATCCAGATGATGAGCTTAATTTTGCGGCAGTTTGCACACCTTATTTGTTTGAGGAATGGTTAGTAGTAGAATGATTTATCGGTTTTGTACAAGGATTCATTACAGAAGTGATTAATTTATGCGATTTCATTAGTTATGTTggcatttgtgtttgttgtcgATATAATACAGTGTTgttatttggtttttgcagTGAGTGTTGTTGTGGTCATAGAAGTAATCGCAGCATTGTTGAAGGGTTGGTGGTTAAAAATAGAGGAAagcaatatttgtattttattaagGTAAATAAAGCACAGAAAgtccaaaaagccaatttgtaacaattctttaaaatcaAGTATGCGAAGAACTTACCTTGATGTAGCTCCCGTGGCTTTGGTAGATTGGTAACACATGTATGTGGGCACATTAAAACATTCGCTGGGTGGAGAGATCCCTCCAAGAACCTTCGTCGTGCTTCGCATAAATGTATGCCACCAAGAGGAGTCTTTGGCAAATGATTCGGTGGAACCAATGCCAGGCAGTAAATTCCAACTTGGTGAATGGAGTCTACTGCTTGCAGAACACGTGACATCCATTGGAAACTTTCTTCCTCTGAGCAGTCCGGACGTTGCTCAGCAATTACGCACACGCGTTCGTCGCGCAAAACCTTAATGCTAAATACAGCAATGCGTCCTCGGTAAATAAACCGCATGGGTTCCACAGCTAACACTGTGGCAATAATGTCATCCGCATTGTGCTTTCTACCGGTTACGGTCATCAGCCCATCGCGGGACCCGCACACAAAGACCAACCCTCCCGGACCAAGAAAGCCCAGTAGGCCTGATCTAACGTAAAAGTCTTCGCCAATTGGTTTGGAAATAATGTTCACCGTGCCATTTCCATCTTTTGGTTGTTCCAATTCTTCCAATAAAGGCTGAACCTTGAAAGTTGAATTTGTCATTCCGTCGAGACCAAAATAGCTGGCGCTTGTGGATCCGCTAGTAACGCATATTTCGCCGACCTGATCGGTTTTGCACAGCACAGGGGGTCCTTCCGATCGAACCACTACCATTTGTGCTGCTGGCATAACTTGACCACAGTCCTGCAAGGTGAGTGATGTTAATGAGTCTTCACTGTCAACGCGTACAACTCCATGTGATAGTGCTGCCATTGAAAGCACACCACGTCCAGTAGCTGACGGACTAAATCCACAAGATCCTCGCCCAGGACGCCGAAGGGAAACAGTAAATACTTCAGAGCTACTAGCACATGGACAAATTGCATCTGAGCGTAATCCTTTAGCTTGAAAAACACTCAAGAACTGGTCACATGAGGATAACGACCAGGGGTTGGCTCCATCGGCTACCAGCAACATACGTAGAGAGGAAAGCGATATATCCTTATGATCTTTAGTAGCGAGTAGTCCCCAATGTAGATCACGACTCTTAACCAAGCAACAAGAAGCTCGgtgttttgttattaattgcATCCAGCTTGACGGACGCAATTTCATCAATGCGTAGGGTATGAAAATAACGTGCATACCATTCAGAACGGATGTCAAGACCGAATGCCATAATCCAACTTCACGCTTGAAGTCCAAGACACACACAATTGTTTCGCCTTCGGTATAATGGCAGGCCATAGTCAAAGCACGGCAATGATTGATCATCGCTGCGCGAGTAACAGTGACTCCTGTAAAACAGATTaagtaattatttataaatatttggatgCTGATATATGTTGCACTTACCCATAACACTGCCTTCCTTATCTGTCGTGTATTCTATATAAGCTGCAGCCGAATCATCGGCCCGTAAATTGCCAACGTTGAATTCTTTGGGCGGCTTAGGTAAATGCTCAGTCACAAACCACTGCAAGCGTGGCCAGCCCTTTAATTTTGCTATTTCCCCCGTGGTGGTTGATTTAGGAAGACCTTTTAAGCAAGCTTCTGAGGTAAGAGCTACAGTTATGCCACAAGAACTCAATAAGAATCCCACTTGCTGCGGAGGTGTATCCGAGCTAGACAGCGGCAATTCTATTGGAAGGGGTACTAACCCCCGAAACATACACCCATACCAGGCTGTAATGAAACTGTAATTTATCTAATTAATATTGTATACACCTTAAAATACATCAAAGATTTGTGTTGCTCTTTAGAGACTTGAAATGAACGAATTTCGAAGGAATGCCAACACACATACTAACCTTAAGGGGTCATTATTAGGGTAAACCAGGGCAACACGATCGCCGGGCTTCAGTGTTACTTGCTCAGGACCCttgctaaatatttttgtggaCAAAGCATGGGCAATCTTTTGTGCGCGCGAAAGTAGCTTGCCATATGTTAAGGTAGTTGTTATCTTCCCATTCGGATCGAGCACTGTAGCCATTGGACTTTTAAACGAGTTTGTGCCATATCGTTGGAGTGCGCATTCGAGCGTTCTTGGAAGTCCTGCAGGTATGGATAGCTGCTCGCCTTGCACAGGAGTCATTGTGCTGCCCTCCGGTTTGGGAGCATTGGGATCCTTCGTATTGGCAGCAATCTCCAGTTCAATGTCGTTATCCTCATAGAACTCCGGTAGTGGGCGACGCTTAGGTCTTTTAAGGGTGTTAAGCAGTTGCTGAATCTTAGCCGatactttccactttccattGGCATCTGTCTCGTTCAGTTCATTTTGAGAAACATTAACATATCGAGTCACTCGATCCGCAGCACGATGAGCATTATTAAACTGTGTGATGTCGGGAGCGTTGTCTAAAAACAAACGATAATTACATTATGAAAATCACACAAGAAACACATAAACTACGCTTTAATGGAATTTACTTAATTCCGCTGTTTCTTAAGTTACttacattgtttttgtttaaacgcTTTGTCCGAAAAGTCATTCTCTCGCTTGTATGCAATCGGCGGACAGTCCGAACTTAAAGGTTCTGAAGTTGGCTGTGtaatgattatttaattaattatttaatttaattaatacaaCTTTCTGCAATCTGCCAACGTTTATATACCCTAACTTCAATTCTACAAAGCAATCTATTAGAATAAAATCATAGCTTCGTTGATTCTTATCATGagttttaactttttataCATTAGTTAAAGAGTATAATTCgtttaatacattttctatttttcgatttttctatatttcgattttaattagttCACATCGGAACAgtataacaataatatatacTGCAATATTGTCGAAGCTagctttttttcttctttaaatgtattattattatattactcACAAGTGGAGGTAAGTTTTGCGGTGGTCGCCTTTCTGGAGCGCTATTCGGTGCCGTATACTTCTGATTTGGAATTTGGTTCTGTTTTACGTCTGGCCTCGCATGCTGCTGTGAACCCATCGATGATTCACGAATTGGAGGTTTAATTATCGGTTCTGGTGGCAGTATGCTATTGCTTATATGATCCCGCGGATAATTGTACTCCTTGTCGGGGGAAATTGTCTCCTCGGGTATGGATTCGTCATCCGTCGATGAGTCCAGCTCATCATTGCACCCAGGGCTTCGGTTTAATACAGATGTGCGCTTCGATGGCATTGGAAGGCTGGGTTTTGGTCGTCCCTTGAGAGCTGCAAGGGCCTGTTGCACAGCCTCTTGTCGTACTTCTAGGGGTCAGATGATCAGAGTaaaatgttgttgctgtaaCTTGTTCTACTAACCAGAATGATAACGCTTCTCATTGTGCGTTACTTTGCGCTGTGTGCGTCGTTGACGATGCTGACTATTATTAGTTGACTGTTGGTTCTGAAAAGCACTTGGCTCGCGAGTGTTCTGATACCCGGGATCGCCGACTGCTCCACCCTGCGGTCGCATATTTTCGTAGCCGGGAGCCCCAGCATTTCCGCTCTGAGGTGTCGATGACAAGCTCATGGCGGCTGGCTGATGGAAGTCGATTTTTTTGGAATGTCTTTGCTGCGAGGAGGAGAGGGAGGGCACTTCAGTCACATAGCTGTAGCCCTCGCTGGACACAATGACGCCGTCGTTATTGATGTTTCCGTGGTTGGTGCTGTTGTTGGCATTTTTAACGTTGTAGTATGGCGGTGGCGGCGTACTTTTCACTTTGTCGCCTGTGCACAACAAAAGGATCAAAAGCTAGCTGGTGACGACCAAACGACCAAATACCAAAGTTTTCAAACATACCTTCTGGCTTTTTAAGGAACGGCTGCAACAGCTTCGCCCTCTTCTTTTCGTAGCCTTTCTGCGTAATGTCACCTAGAAAAGCGGATGGGAATGTTTTCTTAACGATTAATATGTCCGCTGGGCCTTGTCGTTATTGGAAAAGCGTGTAATAGCGACTGAATCATATACTCATGCTGAAAGCCACTgcacacaacacaacacacacacttttcttttaattgGTCGGTCCCCCACTACATGTGGGCAGCTTTCAGCGAAGCAAAAGCCGAGAACAGCACTTGTAATCCCAATTGGGGGCGACAAGTACCCAATGACTTGAATCAGACCAGACTACGTCTGCCACAGTTTTCACGCGATTTTCTACAACTCAGTCGCCGCACATTaacaacaatattttatttttgtgtgtacTACAAACGGGCTCTATTTCAAATAGGTATACCTTCCGACAGCTCTAAGTCCAGTTCGGCGAGCTTCTCGCGGACGTAGCCAGGCAGCGAGGCAGTGTGCTCCATGGTAGATGATAAGAGTGGCTTCAGGCTTTTGTTCTATCCTCTTCCTTGGAGGATTCGTCTAAACTTTGGCTGGTCGCAgtacacaaacacacccaGACACCGCTACTTTCCCACTTCGCTGTCAAAAATCGATCGATTTGCcatttattgtatttcacattttgccgacgcaaataaatacatttgtaCTTGCGCAGCACCAGTACTTTGGGTTAGTTAGAAAACACGATATTACGAATGTCTTTTACGAATTTGCACaattaaagtaaacaaagaaaaatagCAGTACAAATCGATTTTATGAACTAGCGAAAAATTGATAACTATTTCTTCATTCTCTTGAGGCAACagcctttttcatttttcgagACGCGGCCACACTGCCCAAGTAATCGAACCACGAATTTAAGTGttatttttaatgatattAGGCATAGAACCGTTATAATTAGAAAAACTCTATATTTGTTATATCTATATTTGTTACTTTAATCGCTCGACTcttaaatttcaattcaacAAAAGCAATTGGTGGGCATTTTGCTATGTAGCCCTGAAATTCTGTAGAAATTATCGATATCTGTATGTAAGGCGGGTATAAGCACAATCGGATTACGAGCACAAAAACAAGGGAAACCTGGACACGATTAGTGGCGAAGAAAAACGAAGTCCTGCCAACTTAgtccaaattgttttttagccGGCTGCCTACACGCCTGCGTTTTGAGCAAAGCGGTAGTATCTTTTTCGGGGCCATCGATAGCTTGTCATCTCCAGTAAAAATGCGTGagttaatttaaaaaacactAGGCATACAACTAATTATTCTTACGATGCAGAGAACTTGAAGATCCAAGAGGAAGTAAATTCATTGATGAGTCTAGGCCAGCACTTTGATGACCAGTTAAAGCTGGCAGGCGTCGAGTTGGGCGATTTCTCGGACGACGACCTGGCGCTCCTTGACAAATGCGCCCAATATTATTCACTTTTGCACATCCACGACTTCAATCTAAACTACTTGCGCGATTTCTATTGTGCCAAGAAGAGGGAATGCATTGAAAACCGGCAGACCAGAGTGCAGCAACGTGTAGAGCTGCAGCGCATTCTGTCTTCCATCGAAGAGGCGACTAGGGACGTAGTTATGTTGGAGAGGTATTGGTGAACCAATCCCGTTAAGGGCTGAATCCTTGACCAAAACCTTTCTTCTGCAGATTTAAAGCTGCTGCGGAAGAGCGGCTCATCCCGGACATCGTCGTTATGCAGCGAAACGGCCAAAAGCTTGCAACAAAACAGGCCTTACTGGACCGGCAAAAAACCCTTAAGATCCCAAAGGATTTTAGTATTGAAAGTGTCATCGAGAAGGTAGATTCACTGGAGCAGCGCTAAAGAAGTGAACTGCtttcgtttttaaaaaattatttaattgtatttactCAGTAATGCAAAAACACTttacaaaaacataaaattttcaaatttaaaagatGAATGTTGAGGTTTACAAGTTTGGAACACTTCACACAATCAGAGGGTGCACTCTTTTTGgttattgtattttatgaaGGGCACGCATTTTAAAAACGTTCCAATTGTTGCTAGGTTgtgtcaaatatttatttaaagtatcATGATAGGAAAACTAGAAgaccaaataataatttgccaGCTGCTTAAAGCATACAAAAAGTGTACCGTGTTCTTCCATGCCATTgctcatatgtatgtatttgtgtATTTCCAATGTGGTATATGTATCATATATATTGGTGTATAGATAGAATTAGTAATTTCATATTCTTTAAGTTGTTGCTTGttgttatgtatataaagGGCGGGTATGTGGCAGACAATCTTTTCGGCTAGCAACGCGCTCCACGCCACAGGCCTACTCCACGTTTCCAGCCATCTTTTAGCGGAACTCGGGCGCATCATCTTGCGTTATGTCACCGTACTTCCAGATGGCCAGATGTGCGACCCGAGCTGCTTCCTGCGCGGCTTTGTACTGGTCCACTAGTTCCTTGAGCTTCCGCTCCCCACGCTTTTCAGCCAGAACAAGGCCCTCGGCTACAAGCTGCTTTCCAAAATCGACTTTAGTAGTTGGATCGCGAAGAGTGGCCAAGTGCGGCGACCCAGTCACCTTCAGCTCGACATTGAGTTGAACCTTATGGTTCAAAACGTCTTCGGAAAACGCACGCAAGGCTTCTTCCTTATCTTCGTTGTCAGTTGGCAGGGCGACTAAGGCCAAAGCATACTCCGTGGCGTAGGGCTTTTCGCTGCTGAAGGCTGGTGGCAGGGCTGCCAAACGGTTGGTCGGAAGTGTCTAAAAATGGAAACGAGTGTTAATATTGCCAGAAAAAATCACAATGGTTTAGGAGTGAGTGTGTCGCAACTCGAATACTTTTGAAGCGTGGTTCTGGCGCCCCCAGCTACTTAGCGCTTTTGTTTCTTGCGTATTTTAGTCCTGCTACTTTGGACAATGGTTGACCCAAAAAATATGGAACTACCTTTGTACCGTTGAAGAGGATGCCACACGACTTGAAACGGTGAACACATTTAACGCAGCTGTAGGGTTTGCTTACGCCATCACGAATCGTATAAAGTCATTCGATGAAGCCTATTTAATTTGGCAAGCTTATGACTCATGCGTTTCACTTCAAGCCGGAAACGGATCTAAGGAACTTGCAGAGATATAAATATTAGTCAAAGCGACACTTACCTCCTTATTTCCATAATCGATGTACAGGACGGTAGCATTGCTGCCCTGCACGCGTTCCACCTTGGCACGGTACCACTGATTATCAAGTGTAAACTGAGCGGCCACCAGGTCACCACGCTTTGGCGTGTACGATCCAGCGATGGGTGGGTTGGACTGGAAGTCGGCGTGAAGCTTGCTCATAAGCGACTCTAGCTTGGATCCGCTCTCCACGGATTGCGCGAAGAATGTCAGAGATTCGGTGATCTCAGTGACAATGACGTTCTCGTAGTTGACTTTACGATCCGCCACTACCTTGTCCTCCTTCTC
It contains:
- the LOC6734400 gene encoding disco-interacting protein 2 isoform X1, whose product is MEHTASLPGYVREKLAELDLELSEGDITQKGYEKKRAKLLQPFLKKPEGDKVKSTPPPPYYNVKNANNSTNHGNINNDGVIVSSEGYSYVTEVPSLSSSQQRHSKKIDFHQPAAMSLSSTPQSGNAGAPGYENMRPQGGAVGDPGYQNTREPSAFQNQQSTNNSQHRQRRTQRKVTHNEKRYHSEVRQEAVQQALAALKGRPKPSLPMPSKRTSVLNRSPGCNDELDSSTDDESIPEETISPDKEYNYPRDHISNSILPPEPIIKPPIRESSMGSQQHARPDVKQNQIPNQKYTAPNSAPERRPPQNLPPLPTSEPLSSDCPPIAYKRENDFSDKAFKQKQYNAPDITQFNNAHRAADRVTRYVNVSQNELNETDANGKWKVSAKIQQLLNTLKRPKRRPLPEFYEDNDIELEIAANTKDPNAPKPEGSTMTPVQGEQLSIPAGLPRTLECALQRYGTNSFKSPMATVLDPNGKITTTLTYGKLLSRAQKIAHALSTKIFSKGPEQVTLKPGDRVALVYPNNDPLSFITAWYGCMFRGLVPLPIELPLSSSDTPPQQVGFLLSSCGITVALTSEACLKGLPKSTTTGEIAKLKGWPRLQWFVTEHLPKPPKEFNVGNLRADDSAAAYIEYTTDKEGSVMGVTVTRAAMINHCRALTMACHYTEGETIVCVLDFKREVGLWHSVLTSVLNGMHVIFIPYALMKLRPSSWMQLITKHRASCCLVKSRDLHWGLLATKDHKDISLSSLRMLLVADGANPWSLSSCDQFLSVFQAKGLRSDAICPCASSSEVFTVSLRRPGRGSCGFSPSATGRGVLSMAALSHGVVRVDSEDSLTSLTLQDCGQVMPAAQMVVVRSEGPPVLCKTDQVGEICVTSGSTSASYFGLDGMTNSTFKVQPLLEELEQPKDGNGTVNIISKPIGEDFYVRSGLLGFLGPGGLVFVCGSRDGLMTVTGRKHNADDIIATVLAVEPMRFIYRGRIAVFSIKVLRDERVCVIAEQRPDCSEEESFQWMSRVLQAVDSIHQVGIYCLALVPPNHLPKTPLGGIHLCEARRRFLEGSLHPANVLMCPHTCVTNLPKPRELHQGVQTAAKLSSSSGCGITDTGVGPASVMVGNLVQGNRLAEAHGRDVGLAEDCERKPQLITGVLRWRANTSPDHIIFTLLNSKGAIAKTLTCSELHKRAEKIAALLQERGRIEPGDHVALIFPPGLDLLCAFYGCLYLGAIPITIRPPHPQNLNTTLPTVRMIVDVSKSGIVLSIQPIIKLLKSREAATSIDPKTWPPILDIDDNPKRKYAGIATVSFDSSAYLDFSVSTCGRLSGVNITHRSLSSLCASLKLACELYPSRHVALCLDPYCGLGFVMWTLIGVYSGHHSILIAPYEVEANPSLWLSTLSQHRVRDTFCSYGVIELCTKALSNSIPSLKQRNIDLRCVRTCVVVAEERPRVQLTQQFCKLFQALGLNTRCVSTSFGCRVNPAICVQGASSAESAQVYVDMRALRNNRVALVERGAPNSLCVIESGKLLPGVKVIIANPETKGHCGDSHLGEIWVQAPHNANGYFTIYGDETDYNDHFNAKLVTGATSELYARTGYLGFLRRTECSQSASLLDETTPSVASRDSDTESLNSISQLQLNFSNVSLGGNSEHSLVGGASNADQELHDAVYVVGAVDEVISLRGMNYHPIDIENSVMRCHKKIAECAVFTWTNLLVVVVELDGNESEALDLVPLVTNTVLEDHQLIVGVVVVVDPGVVPINSRGEKQRMHLRDGFLADQLDPIYVAYNM